A window of Aliarcobacter trophiarum LMG 25534 contains these coding sequences:
- a CDS encoding threonine/serine exporter family protein, producing MELLLKLFVEAIFASLASLGFAMVFNVPKHTLKYCAFGGAIVYDLRTIFLTLDFGIEISTFLASAIIGIVALYWSRKYKIPRPVYTVASIIPVLPGTYAFSAMVTLIDINRYGAKPELIELFIHDGLKSFSILFAITFGLVLPSLYFLRLNRPVI from the coding sequence ATGGAACTTTTATTAAAATTATTTGTTGAAGCAATATTTGCTAGTCTTGCTTCCCTTGGATTTGCTATGGTTTTTAATGTTCCAAAACATACGTTAAAATATTGTGCATTCGGAGGAGCCATAGTTTATGATTTGAGAACAATATTTTTAACTTTAGATTTTGGAATAGAAATATCAACTTTTTTGGCTAGTGCAATTATTGGAATAGTAGCTCTTTATTGGTCAAGAAAGTATAAAATTCCAAGACCTGTCTATACCGTAGCTTCTATAATTCCTGTTTTACCTGGGACTTATGCATTTAGTGCAATGGTTACTTTAATAGATATAAACCGATATGGCGCAAAACCAGAACTTATAGAGCTTTTTATTCACGATGGATTAAAATCTTTCTCTATACTTTTTGCTATTACTTTTGGGCTTGTACTGCCATCTTTATATTTTTTAAGATTAAATAGACCAGTTATTTAG
- a CDS encoding threonine/serine exporter family protein: protein MHKLSYEEQSIITRGIIKAAVLMSEYGAESILIEQTAQRLGNVLGVSSVEISLIPSAIVLTTLKNGQSITTTRRVHHKPINMSIVCQIQNIVLKMEKKESQVNYDISYLYTILKQIEPNYYNRWLVVFMVGLACSSFAYLQGGDMIAVLVTFCASTVAMFTRQELAKKRFIMIIAFGITAFVATFIAGISKLYGLSSTPNIALAASVLLLAPGFAFVNSFLDSFKGYMMMGWGRWMDGIILTLATSVGIIFAITILGIKA from the coding sequence ATGCACAAACTATCTTATGAAGAGCAATCAATTATCACAAGAGGAATTATAAAAGCTGCCGTTTTAATGAGTGAATATGGAGCTGAAAGTATTTTAATAGAGCAAACTGCTCAACGACTAGGAAATGTTTTAGGTGTTTCTAGTGTCGAAATATCACTTATTCCTTCTGCAATAGTTTTAACAACTCTTAAAAATGGTCAATCTATTACAACTACAAGAAGAGTTCACCACAAGCCAATAAATATGAGTATCGTTTGCCAAATCCAAAATATAGTTTTAAAAATGGAAAAAAAAGAGTCTCAAGTAAACTACGATATCTCATATTTATATACAATTTTAAAACAGATTGAACCAAACTATTACAATCGTTGGTTGGTTGTTTTTATGGTTGGTTTAGCTTGTAGCTCTTTTGCTTATTTACAAGGCGGAGATATGATTGCCGTATTAGTCACTTTTTGTGCTTCTACTGTTGCTATGTTTACTAGACAAGAGTTAGCAAAAAAAAGATTTATTATGATTATAGCTTTTGGAATAACCGCCTTTGTTGCAACATTTATTGCAGGAATATCAAAACTTTATGGTCTTAGCTCCACTCCAAATATAGCCCTTGCCGCTAGTGTTTTACTTCTTGCCCCTGGTTTTGCTTTTGTAAATTCATTTTTAGACTCATTTAAGGGCTATATGATGATGGGTTGGGGTCGATGGATGGATGGTATCATTTTAACACTAGCTACATCAGTTGGTATTATTTTTGCCATTACAATTTTGGGAATAAAGGCTTAA
- a CDS encoding Tex-like N-terminal domain-containing protein — protein sequence MNLIEILHNKTNLQKNIIENIIKLLDEGCTIPFIARYRKEFTNSATDEQLRDFEEIFEYSKKLLHRKDEIKSILKERSFLDEKIKKSLDEATTLQALEDIYSPFKEKKSSRTTTALENGLEPLANIIQSMRYTKEECEQKAKSFLNENVKTVNEAINGAKDIIAQRYADDFKSKEVLRNLIQNWGILEITPTKEFDKNGLYSNFANTSEKIKFIKSHRVLAILRAVNEKQLSIKVEIDENYILENIKKYKIPTNASSSKELVFDSFKDGLKRLLLPTLKREAISNLKERASVNAIELFGKNLKELLLTAPLINQVILGIDPGFKTGCKLAVIDKNGLFLDSSVIYPTKPKEDFVNSSKTLLDLIKKYKITAIAIGNGTASRESAIFIEKLLKEHNLDIKYAIVSEIGASVYSASQIAINEYPNLDVTIRGAISIAQRLRDPMAALVKIDPKSLGIGQYQHDVNQKELEKKLENITIDLVNKVGVDLNSASYKLLSFISGVSEKLAQNIVEYRGKIKKFNSKEQLLQVKGLGEKAFIQSVGFLRIKDGNSILDNTAIHPEDYILTSKLQQNYKIEDIKDFEKVANELKVSSLKIKDIVNELTKVGYDVRMDFNQVKFANDILDINDLKEGFILSGIVRNITDFGAFVDIGLKNDALLHISEISHKRVSHPSEFLSINQNLENLKVINIDLDRQRVAISLK from the coding sequence ATGAATTTAATAGAAATTTTACACAATAAAACTAATTTACAAAAAAATATTATTGAAAATATTATAAAACTTTTAGATGAGGGTTGCACTATTCCATTTATTGCAAGATATAGAAAAGAGTTTACAAATAGTGCAACAGATGAGCAACTTAGAGATTTTGAAGAAATTTTTGAGTATTCAAAAAAGCTTCTACATAGAAAAGATGAGATTAAAAGTATTTTAAAAGAGAGAAGTTTTTTAGATGAAAAAATAAAAAAAAGCTTAGATGAAGCTACAACACTTCAAGCTTTAGAAGATATTTATTCACCTTTTAAAGAGAAAAAATCTTCAAGAACTACTACTGCCTTAGAAAATGGTCTTGAACCTTTAGCAAATATTATCCAAAGTATGAGATATACTAAAGAGGAGTGTGAACAAAAAGCAAAATCTTTTTTAAATGAAAATGTTAAAACAGTAAATGAAGCAATAAATGGGGCAAAAGATATAATTGCACAAAGATATGCAGATGATTTCAAATCAAAAGAAGTTTTAAGAAACTTAATCCAAAATTGGGGTATTTTAGAAATAACTCCTACAAAAGAGTTTGATAAAAATGGTCTTTATTCAAATTTTGCAAATACAAGTGAAAAAATAAAATTTATAAAATCTCATAGAGTTTTAGCGATTTTACGAGCAGTAAATGAGAAACAACTCTCTATAAAAGTTGAGATAGATGAGAATTATATTTTAGAAAACATCAAAAAATACAAAATTCCTACAAATGCTTCAAGTTCAAAAGAGTTAGTTTTTGATAGTTTTAAAGATGGTTTAAAAAGATTATTACTTCCTACTTTAAAAAGGGAAGCTATTTCTAACTTAAAAGAGAGAGCTAGTGTTAATGCCATAGAACTTTTTGGAAAAAACTTAAAAGAGCTACTTCTAACTGCTCCACTTATAAATCAGGTAATTTTAGGAATAGATCCTGGATTTAAAACTGGTTGTAAATTAGCTGTCATAGATAAAAATGGACTTTTTTTAGATAGTTCAGTTATCTATCCAACAAAACCTAAAGAGGATTTTGTAAACTCTTCTAAAACTCTTTTAGATCTAATCAAGAAATATAAGATTACAGCTATTGCTATTGGAAATGGTACAGCTTCAAGAGAGAGTGCAATTTTTATAGAAAAGCTTTTAAAAGAGCATAATTTAGATATAAAATATGCAATTGTTAGCGAAATTGGAGCTAGTGTTTACTCAGCATCACAAATAGCAATAAATGAGTATCCAAATCTTGATGTAACCATAAGAGGAGCTATTTCAATAGCTCAAAGGTTAAGAGACCCTATGGCTGCTTTAGTTAAAATCGATCCAAAATCACTTGGAATTGGTCAATACCAACATGATGTAAATCAAAAAGAGCTAGAAAAGAAGCTGGAAAACATTACAATAGATTTAGTAAACAAAGTTGGAGTTGATTTAAACTCTGCCTCATACAAACTCTTATCTTTTATCTCTGGAGTTAGTGAAAAATTAGCCCAAAACATAGTTGAATATAGGGGGAAAATCAAAAAGTTTAATTCAAAAGAGCAGCTTCTACAAGTAAAAGGTTTGGGAGAAAAAGCATTTATTCAAAGTGTTGGATTTTTAAGGATTAAAGATGGAAACTCTATTTTAGATAATACTGCAATTCACCCTGAGGATTATATTCTAACAAGTAAACTTCAACAAAACTATAAAATTGAAGATATAAAAGATTTTGAAAAAGTAGCAAATGAGCTAAAGGTAAGCAGTTTAAAAATAAAAGATATAGTAAATGAGCTTACAAAAGTTGGTTATGATGTAAGAATGGATTTTAATCAAGTAAAGTTTGCAAATGATATTTTAGATATAAATGATTTAAAAGAGGGATTTATTTTAAGTGGGATTGTAAGAAATATCACAGATTTTGGGGCATTTGTAGATATTGGATTAAAAAATGATGCCCTTCTTCATATCTCAGAAATAAGCCATAAAAGAGTTTCACATCCTAGTGAGTTTTTAAGTATAAATCAAAATTTAGAAAACTTAAAAGTTATAAACATTGATTTAGATAGACAAAGAGTAGCAATTAGCTTAAAATAA